The Pogona vitticeps strain Pit_001003342236 chromosome 3, PviZW2.1, whole genome shotgun sequence genome includes a window with the following:
- the LOC110087730 gene encoding inosine-uridine preferring nucleoside hydrolase, producing the protein MKKLLLIDVDCGTDDAAAIMMALSSPSAEVLGITCCYGNSLLENTCKNVLRVLYVCNKLEIPVYPGVALPMIGGPPVLEFYYGKDGLGDVPDPSAPGLDLLQKEHAVHAIIRIVNEHPGQVSLVATGPLTNLALAVKMDPTFPEKLKNVIIMGGNMEGRGNVTVCGEFNFATDPEAANIVLNEYTCPTYIATWEFVLSNQLSWEFCQGWINQNTKKAKFMKKIYSYTLEQIKLSQKKSGKKEDEFGFVSCDSYAVAAAIDEKFITEVIEIGVTVELNGSLTRGMMVLDWEDKLKKKNKAFVFKKCDLGKLQALMMAALI; encoded by the exons ATGAAGAAACTTCTCCTAATTGATGTTGATTGTGGCACTGATGATGCTGCAGCTATCATGATGGCTCTATCCTCTCCTAGTGCTGAAGTCCTGGGAATTACCTGCTGTTATGGAAACTCTCTCTTGGAAAATACATGTAAAAACGTACTCCGTGTGTTATACGTTTGTAACAAACTTGAG ATTCCCGTTTATCCTGGTGTTGCTCTTCCAATGATCGGTGGACCACCTGTGCTGGAATTCTATTATGGAAAGGATGGATTGGGTGATGTTCCAGATCCCAGTGCTCCAGGATTAGACCTTCTGCAGAAAGAACATGCTGTGCATGCAATAATAAGAATAGTCAATGAACATCCAGGGCAG GTTTCTCTCGTTGCTACTGGTCCCTTGACAAATTTAGCACTGGCAGTGAAAATGGATCCAACGTTCCCTGAGAAACTTAAAAATGTCATCATCATGGGAGGAAACATGGAAG GCAGAGGAAATGTTACAGTCTGTGGAGAATTTAATTTTGCAACTGATCCAGAAGCTGCCAACATTGTCTTAAATGAATACACCTGCCCAACTTATATTGCAACATGGGAGTTCGTCCTTTCCAATCAGCTCTCCTGG GAATTCTGCCAGGGATGGATTAATCAGAATACCAAGAAAGCCAAGTTTATGAAGAAAATATATTCCTACACTTTAGAACAAATAAAGCTGTCCCAGAAAAAGtcagggaagaaagaagatgaaTTTGGCTTTGTTTCTTGTGATTCCTATGCTGTGGCTGCTGCCATTGATGAAAAGTTTATCACGGAAGTCATTGAAATTGGTGTCACTGTTGAGCTCAATGGCTCACTAACCAGAGGAATGATGGTTTTAGATTGGGAAGACAaactcaaaaagaaaaacaaagcttttgtatttaaaaaatgtgacTTAGGGAAGCTCCAGGCACTTATGATGGCAGCTCTAATATAA